Proteins found in one Takifugu flavidus isolate HTHZ2018 chromosome 7, ASM371156v2, whole genome shotgun sequence genomic segment:
- the LOC130528215 gene encoding torsin-1A-interacting protein 2-like isoform X25 — translation MAAPDTNQHITDFRQEEPHLANTELSLENIDCNVEERSVTPNHKDDTGDGEQQLIMINGGSANETNGGETSVAQHVDHLEVSGEIMPPEPLCPDVSRCQEESSSSPQSDDRSERTLEHDQQIPEEAAEEPSLSALGGREDDQVDGQRKETLNTDNVTAQEEDEDDETTKSAQKIPDKDTLRDTGPPTQDTPEPPVPGDLERPEDVSRCQEESSSSPQSDDRSERTLEHNQQIPEEAAEEPSLSALGGREDDQVDGQRKETLNTDNVTAQEEDEDDETTKSAQKIPDKDTLRDTGPPTQDTPEPPVPGDLERPEGSGGYLKYVGVVVVVVVAILGHQLLHAETPHQKEDAQQIDIFLRRMEKLKSQFPNQRPELWTRSKIHLLKHLRTAQPTEPVSLILTAGVKAERTLSCLAHGLASTFNASVLHIDGTSKSHQDSDQVKLDIDSKLQVAFEGDQPVAIIHRFEELPPGSTLIFYRYCDHENAAYKKTFLIFTVLLSEEEEIPAQSRLSAVEEMVDDHLQKKFLTDSHPISFDRMDRDKYGGLWSRISHLILPVAAERRTEHEGCPAT, via the exons ATGGCAGCTCCAGATACCAACCAGCACATAACAG ATTTCAGGCAAGAGGAACCGCACTTGGCAAACACAGAACTTTCCTTAGAAAATATTGATTGCAACGTGGAAGAAAGGAGTGTTACTCCGAATCACAAAGACG ACACTGGTGATGGAGAACAACAGTTAATTATGATCAATGGAGGCTCAGCAAATGAGACTAATGGAGGAGAGACGAGTGTTGCTCAACATGTAGATCACCTGGAAG TCTCAGGGGAAATTATGCCTCCAGAACCCTTGTGTCCAGATGTGAGCAGAtgccaggaggaaagcagcaGCTCACCTCAGAGTGATGACAGGAGTGAGAGAACACTGGAGCACGACCAACAGATCCCAGAGG aagcagcagaggaaccaTCTCTGTCAGCactgggaggcagagaggacgaTCAGGTGGATGGACAACGTAAAGAAACCCTAAATACAGACAACGTCACAGCTCAAGAGG aagatgaagatgatgagacCACGAAGTCTGCTCAGAAAATCCCAGATAAGGACACACTGAGGGACACGGGTCCACCCACTCAGGACACTCCTGAACCACCAGTACCAGGAGACCTGGAAAGGCCTGAAG ATGTGAGCAGAtgccaggaggaaagcagcaGCTCACCTCAGAGTGATGACAGGAGTGAGAGAACACTGGAGCACAACCAACAGATCCCAGAGG aagcagcagaggaaccaTCTCTGTCAGCactgggaggcagagaggacgaTCAGGTGGATGGACAACGTAAAGAAACCCTAAATACAGACAACGTCACAGCTCAAGAGG aagatgaagatgatgagacCACGAAGTCTGCTCAGAAAATCCCAGATAAGGACACACTGAGGGACACGGGTCCACCCACTCAGGACACTCCTGAACCACCAGTACCAGGAGACCTGGAAAGGCCTGAAG GAAGTGGAGGCTACCTAAAATATGTGGGTGTGGTGGTAGTCGTAGTTGTTGCCATCCTGGGGCATCAGCTTCTCCATGCAGAGACGCCCCATCAGAAAGAGGACGCGCAACAGATAGACATTTTCCTTCGAAGGATGGAAAAATTAAAGAGCCAGTTTCCTAACCAGCGTCCTGAGCTGTGGACCAGGAGCAAGATCCATCTGTTGAAGCACCTCCGGACGGCCCAGCCCACCGAGCCAGTCAGTCTGATCCTCACCGCTGGCGTCAAAGCGGAGCGGACGCTGTCCTGCCTGGCTCATGGGCTGGCCTCTACCTTCAACGCCTCTGTTCTGCACATCGATGGAACCAGCAAATCTCACCAGGACAGCGACCAGGTGAAATTGGACATCGACAGCAAGTTGCAGGTTGCGTTTGAGGGAGACCAACCCGTGGCCATTATTCACCGCTTCGAGGAACTGCCCCCAGGGTCCACCCTCATTTTTTACCGCTACTGCGACCATGAGAACGCCGCCTACAAGAAGACGTTCCTGATATTCACAGTGCTGctcagtgaagaggaggagattcCTGCGCAGAGTCGTCTGAGCGCtgtggaggagatggtggaCGACCACCTTCAGAAAAAGTTCCTCACCGACAGCCATCCAATCTCTTTTGACAGGATGGACCGTGACAAGTATGGTGGACTGTGGAGTCGCATTTCTCATCTGATCCTGCCTGTGGCAGCGGAGAGAAGAACAGAGCATGAAGGATGCCCTGCTACATAA
- the LOC130528215 gene encoding torsin-1A-interacting protein 2-like isoform X6 → MAAPDTNQHITDFRQEEPHLANTELSLENIDCNVEERSVTPNHKDDTGDGEQQLIMINGGSANETNGGETSVAQHVDHLEVSGEIMPPEPLCPDVSRCQEESSSSPQSDDRSERTLEHDQQIPEAEEPSLSALGGREDDQVDGQRKETLNTDNVTAQEGEFLLNEDDETTKSAQKIPDKDTLRDTGPPTQDTPEPPVPGDLERPEVSGEIMPPEPLCPDVSRCQEESSSSPQSDDRSERTLEHNQQIPEEAAEEPSLSALGGREDDQVDGQRKETLNTDNVTAQEEDEDDETTKSAQKIPDKDTLRDTGPPTQDTPEPPVPGDLERPEGSGGYLKYVGVVVVVVVAILGHQLLHAETPHQKEDAQQIDIFLRRMEKLKSQFPNQRPELWTRSKIHLLKHLRTAQPTEPVSLILTAGVKAERTLSCLAHGLASTFNASVLHIDGTSKSHQDSDQVKLDIDSKLQVAFEGDQPVAIIHRFEELPPGSTLIFYRYCDHENAAYKKTFLIFTVLLSEEEEIPAQSRLSAVEEMVDDHLQKKFLTDSHPISFDRMDRDKYGGLWSRISHLILPVAAERRTEHEGCPAT, encoded by the exons ATGGCAGCTCCAGATACCAACCAGCACATAACAG ATTTCAGGCAAGAGGAACCGCACTTGGCAAACACAGAACTTTCCTTAGAAAATATTGATTGCAACGTGGAAGAAAGGAGTGTTACTCCGAATCACAAAGACG ACACTGGTGATGGAGAACAACAGTTAATTATGATCAATGGAGGCTCAGCAAATGAGACTAATGGAGGAGAGACGAGTGTTGCTCAACATGTAGATCACCTGGAAG TCTCAGGGGAAATTATGCCTCCAGAACCCTTGTGTCCAGATGTGAGCAGAtgccaggaggaaagcagcaGCTCACCTCAGAGTGATGACAGGAGTGAGAGAACACTGGAGCACGACCAACAGATCCCAGAGG cagaggaaccaTCTCTGTCAGCactgggaggcagagaggacgaTCAGGTGGATGGACAACGTAAAGAAACCCTAAATACAGACAACGTCACAGCTCAAGAGGGTGAGTTCCTACTCA atgaagatgatgagacCACGAAGTCTGCTCAGAAAATCCCAGATAAGGACACACTGAGGGACACGGGTCCACCCACTCAGGACACTCCTGAACCACCAGTACCAGGAGACCTGGAAAGGCCTGAAG TCTCAGGGGAAATTATGCCTCCAGAACCCTTGTGTCCAGATGTGAGCAGAtgccaggaggaaagcagcaGCTCACCTCAGAGTGATGACAGGAGTGAGAGAACACTGGAGCACAACCAACAGATCCCAGAGG aagcagcagaggaaccaTCTCTGTCAGCactgggaggcagagaggacgaTCAGGTGGATGGACAACGTAAAGAAACCCTAAATACAGACAACGTCACAGCTCAAGAGG aagatgaagatgatgagacCACGAAGTCTGCTCAGAAAATCCCAGATAAGGACACACTGAGGGACACGGGTCCACCCACTCAGGACACTCCTGAACCACCAGTACCAGGAGACCTGGAAAGGCCTGAAG GAAGTGGAGGCTACCTAAAATATGTGGGTGTGGTGGTAGTCGTAGTTGTTGCCATCCTGGGGCATCAGCTTCTCCATGCAGAGACGCCCCATCAGAAAGAGGACGCGCAACAGATAGACATTTTCCTTCGAAGGATGGAAAAATTAAAGAGCCAGTTTCCTAACCAGCGTCCTGAGCTGTGGACCAGGAGCAAGATCCATCTGTTGAAGCACCTCCGGACGGCCCAGCCCACCGAGCCAGTCAGTCTGATCCTCACCGCTGGCGTCAAAGCGGAGCGGACGCTGTCCTGCCTGGCTCATGGGCTGGCCTCTACCTTCAACGCCTCTGTTCTGCACATCGATGGAACCAGCAAATCTCACCAGGACAGCGACCAGGTGAAATTGGACATCGACAGCAAGTTGCAGGTTGCGTTTGAGGGAGACCAACCCGTGGCCATTATTCACCGCTTCGAGGAACTGCCCCCAGGGTCCACCCTCATTTTTTACCGCTACTGCGACCATGAGAACGCCGCCTACAAGAAGACGTTCCTGATATTCACAGTGCTGctcagtgaagaggaggagattcCTGCGCAGAGTCGTCTGAGCGCtgtggaggagatggtggaCGACCACCTTCAGAAAAAGTTCCTCACCGACAGCCATCCAATCTCTTTTGACAGGATGGACCGTGACAAGTATGGTGGACTGTGGAGTCGCATTTCTCATCTGATCCTGCCTGTGGCAGCGGAGAGAAGAACAGAGCATGAAGGATGCCCTGCTACATAA
- the LOC130528215 gene encoding torsin-1A-interacting protein 2-like isoform X18, with the protein MAAPDTNQHITDFRQEEPHLANTELSLENIDCNVEERSVTPNHKDDTGDGEQQLIMINGGSANETNGGETSVAQHVDHLEDVSRCQEESSSSPQSDDRSERTLEHDQQIPEEAAEEPSLSALGGREDDQVDGQRKETLNTDNVTAQEGEFLLNEDDETTKSAQKIPDKDTLRDTGPPTQDTPEPPVPGDLERPEVSGEIMPPEPLCPDVSRCQEESSSSPQSDDRSERTLEHNQQIPEEAAEEPSLSALGGREDDQVDGQRKETLNTDNVTAQEEDEDDETTKSAQKIPDKDTLRDTGPPTQDTPEPPVPGDLERPEGSGGYLKYVGVVVVVVVAILGHQLLHAETPHQKEDAQQIDIFLRRMEKLKSQFPNQRPELWTRSKIHLLKHLRTAQPTEPVSLILTAGVKAERTLSCLAHGLASTFNASVLHIDGTSKSHQDSDQVKLDIDSKLQVAFEGDQPVAIIHRFEELPPGSTLIFYRYCDHENAAYKKTFLIFTVLLSEEEEIPAQSRLSAVEEMVDDHLQKKFLTDSHPISFDRMDRDKYGGLWSRISHLILPVAAERRTEHEGCPAT; encoded by the exons ATGGCAGCTCCAGATACCAACCAGCACATAACAG ATTTCAGGCAAGAGGAACCGCACTTGGCAAACACAGAACTTTCCTTAGAAAATATTGATTGCAACGTGGAAGAAAGGAGTGTTACTCCGAATCACAAAGACG ACACTGGTGATGGAGAACAACAGTTAATTATGATCAATGGAGGCTCAGCAAATGAGACTAATGGAGGAGAGACGAGTGTTGCTCAACATGTAGATCACCTGGAAG ATGTGAGCAGAtgccaggaggaaagcagcaGCTCACCTCAGAGTGATGACAGGAGTGAGAGAACACTGGAGCACGACCAACAGATCCCAGAGG aagcagcagaggaaccaTCTCTGTCAGCactgggaggcagagaggacgaTCAGGTGGATGGACAACGTAAAGAAACCCTAAATACAGACAACGTCACAGCTCAAGAGGGTGAGTTCCTACTCA atgaagatgatgagacCACGAAGTCTGCTCAGAAAATCCCAGATAAGGACACACTGAGGGACACGGGTCCACCCACTCAGGACACTCCTGAACCACCAGTACCAGGAGACCTGGAAAGGCCTGAAG TCTCAGGGGAAATTATGCCTCCAGAACCCTTGTGTCCAGATGTGAGCAGAtgccaggaggaaagcagcaGCTCACCTCAGAGTGATGACAGGAGTGAGAGAACACTGGAGCACAACCAACAGATCCCAGAGG aagcagcagaggaaccaTCTCTGTCAGCactgggaggcagagaggacgaTCAGGTGGATGGACAACGTAAAGAAACCCTAAATACAGACAACGTCACAGCTCAAGAGG aagatgaagatgatgagacCACGAAGTCTGCTCAGAAAATCCCAGATAAGGACACACTGAGGGACACGGGTCCACCCACTCAGGACACTCCTGAACCACCAGTACCAGGAGACCTGGAAAGGCCTGAAG GAAGTGGAGGCTACCTAAAATATGTGGGTGTGGTGGTAGTCGTAGTTGTTGCCATCCTGGGGCATCAGCTTCTCCATGCAGAGACGCCCCATCAGAAAGAGGACGCGCAACAGATAGACATTTTCCTTCGAAGGATGGAAAAATTAAAGAGCCAGTTTCCTAACCAGCGTCCTGAGCTGTGGACCAGGAGCAAGATCCATCTGTTGAAGCACCTCCGGACGGCCCAGCCCACCGAGCCAGTCAGTCTGATCCTCACCGCTGGCGTCAAAGCGGAGCGGACGCTGTCCTGCCTGGCTCATGGGCTGGCCTCTACCTTCAACGCCTCTGTTCTGCACATCGATGGAACCAGCAAATCTCACCAGGACAGCGACCAGGTGAAATTGGACATCGACAGCAAGTTGCAGGTTGCGTTTGAGGGAGACCAACCCGTGGCCATTATTCACCGCTTCGAGGAACTGCCCCCAGGGTCCACCCTCATTTTTTACCGCTACTGCGACCATGAGAACGCCGCCTACAAGAAGACGTTCCTGATATTCACAGTGCTGctcagtgaagaggaggagattcCTGCGCAGAGTCGTCTGAGCGCtgtggaggagatggtggaCGACCACCTTCAGAAAAAGTTCCTCACCGACAGCCATCCAATCTCTTTTGACAGGATGGACCGTGACAAGTATGGTGGACTGTGGAGTCGCATTTCTCATCTGATCCTGCCTGTGGCAGCGGAGAGAAGAACAGAGCATGAAGGATGCCCTGCTACATAA
- the LOC130528215 gene encoding torsin-1A-interacting protein 2-like isoform X22 has product MAAPDTNQHITDFRQEEPHLANTELSLENIDCNVEERSVTPNHKDDTGDGEQQLIMINGGSANETNGGETSVAQHVDHLEDVSRCQEESSSSPQSDDRSERTLEHDQQIPEAEEPSLSALGGREDDQVDGQRKETLNTDNVTAQEGEFLLNEDDETTKSAQKIPDKDTLRDTGPPTQDTPEPPVPGDLERPEVSGEIMPPEPLCPDVSRCQEESSSSPQSDDRSERTLEHNQQIPEEAAEEPSLSALGGREDDQVDGQRKETLNTDNVTAQEEDEDDETTKSAQKIPDKDTLRDTGPPTQDTPEPPVPGDLERPEGSGGYLKYVGVVVVVVVAILGHQLLHAETPHQKEDAQQIDIFLRRMEKLKSQFPNQRPELWTRSKIHLLKHLRTAQPTEPVSLILTAGVKAERTLSCLAHGLASTFNASVLHIDGTSKSHQDSDQVKLDIDSKLQVAFEGDQPVAIIHRFEELPPGSTLIFYRYCDHENAAYKKTFLIFTVLLSEEEEIPAQSRLSAVEEMVDDHLQKKFLTDSHPISFDRMDRDKYGGLWSRISHLILPVAAERRTEHEGCPAT; this is encoded by the exons ATGGCAGCTCCAGATACCAACCAGCACATAACAG ATTTCAGGCAAGAGGAACCGCACTTGGCAAACACAGAACTTTCCTTAGAAAATATTGATTGCAACGTGGAAGAAAGGAGTGTTACTCCGAATCACAAAGACG ACACTGGTGATGGAGAACAACAGTTAATTATGATCAATGGAGGCTCAGCAAATGAGACTAATGGAGGAGAGACGAGTGTTGCTCAACATGTAGATCACCTGGAAG ATGTGAGCAGAtgccaggaggaaagcagcaGCTCACCTCAGAGTGATGACAGGAGTGAGAGAACACTGGAGCACGACCAACAGATCCCAGAGG cagaggaaccaTCTCTGTCAGCactgggaggcagagaggacgaTCAGGTGGATGGACAACGTAAAGAAACCCTAAATACAGACAACGTCACAGCTCAAGAGGGTGAGTTCCTACTCA atgaagatgatgagacCACGAAGTCTGCTCAGAAAATCCCAGATAAGGACACACTGAGGGACACGGGTCCACCCACTCAGGACACTCCTGAACCACCAGTACCAGGAGACCTGGAAAGGCCTGAAG TCTCAGGGGAAATTATGCCTCCAGAACCCTTGTGTCCAGATGTGAGCAGAtgccaggaggaaagcagcaGCTCACCTCAGAGTGATGACAGGAGTGAGAGAACACTGGAGCACAACCAACAGATCCCAGAGG aagcagcagaggaaccaTCTCTGTCAGCactgggaggcagagaggacgaTCAGGTGGATGGACAACGTAAAGAAACCCTAAATACAGACAACGTCACAGCTCAAGAGG aagatgaagatgatgagacCACGAAGTCTGCTCAGAAAATCCCAGATAAGGACACACTGAGGGACACGGGTCCACCCACTCAGGACACTCCTGAACCACCAGTACCAGGAGACCTGGAAAGGCCTGAAG GAAGTGGAGGCTACCTAAAATATGTGGGTGTGGTGGTAGTCGTAGTTGTTGCCATCCTGGGGCATCAGCTTCTCCATGCAGAGACGCCCCATCAGAAAGAGGACGCGCAACAGATAGACATTTTCCTTCGAAGGATGGAAAAATTAAAGAGCCAGTTTCCTAACCAGCGTCCTGAGCTGTGGACCAGGAGCAAGATCCATCTGTTGAAGCACCTCCGGACGGCCCAGCCCACCGAGCCAGTCAGTCTGATCCTCACCGCTGGCGTCAAAGCGGAGCGGACGCTGTCCTGCCTGGCTCATGGGCTGGCCTCTACCTTCAACGCCTCTGTTCTGCACATCGATGGAACCAGCAAATCTCACCAGGACAGCGACCAGGTGAAATTGGACATCGACAGCAAGTTGCAGGTTGCGTTTGAGGGAGACCAACCCGTGGCCATTATTCACCGCTTCGAGGAACTGCCCCCAGGGTCCACCCTCATTTTTTACCGCTACTGCGACCATGAGAACGCCGCCTACAAGAAGACGTTCCTGATATTCACAGTGCTGctcagtgaagaggaggagattcCTGCGCAGAGTCGTCTGAGCGCtgtggaggagatggtggaCGACCACCTTCAGAAAAAGTTCCTCACCGACAGCCATCCAATCTCTTTTGACAGGATGGACCGTGACAAGTATGGTGGACTGTGGAGTCGCATTTCTCATCTGATCCTGCCTGTGGCAGCGGAGAGAAGAACAGAGCATGAAGGATGCCCTGCTACATAA
- the LOC130528215 gene encoding torsin-1A-interacting protein 2-like isoform X17, which produces MAAPDTNQHITDFRQEEPHLANTELSLENIDCNVEERSVTPNHKDDTGDGEQQLIMINGGSANETNGGETSVAQHVDHLEVSGEIMPPEPLCPDVSRCQEESSSSPQSDDRSERTLEHDQQIPEEAAEEPSLSALGGREDDQVDGQRKETLNTDNVTAQEEDEDDETTKSAQKIPDKDTLRDTGPPTQDTPEPPVPGDLERPEEPLCPDVSRCQEESSSSPQSDDRSERTLEHNQQIPEEAAEEPSLSALGGREDDQVDGQRKETLNTDNVTAQEEDEDDETTKSAQKIPDKDTLRDTGPPTQDTPEPPVPGDLERPEGSGGYLKYVGVVVVVVVAILGHQLLHAETPHQKEDAQQIDIFLRRMEKLKSQFPNQRPELWTRSKIHLLKHLRTAQPTEPVSLILTAGVKAERTLSCLAHGLASTFNASVLHIDGTSKSHQDSDQVKLDIDSKLQVAFEGDQPVAIIHRFEELPPGSTLIFYRYCDHENAAYKKTFLIFTVLLSEEEEIPAQSRLSAVEEMVDDHLQKKFLTDSHPISFDRMDRDKYGGLWSRISHLILPVAAERRTEHEGCPAT; this is translated from the exons ATGGCAGCTCCAGATACCAACCAGCACATAACAG ATTTCAGGCAAGAGGAACCGCACTTGGCAAACACAGAACTTTCCTTAGAAAATATTGATTGCAACGTGGAAGAAAGGAGTGTTACTCCGAATCACAAAGACG ACACTGGTGATGGAGAACAACAGTTAATTATGATCAATGGAGGCTCAGCAAATGAGACTAATGGAGGAGAGACGAGTGTTGCTCAACATGTAGATCACCTGGAAG TCTCAGGGGAAATTATGCCTCCAGAACCCTTGTGTCCAGATGTGAGCAGAtgccaggaggaaagcagcaGCTCACCTCAGAGTGATGACAGGAGTGAGAGAACACTGGAGCACGACCAACAGATCCCAGAGG aagcagcagaggaaccaTCTCTGTCAGCactgggaggcagagaggacgaTCAGGTGGATGGACAACGTAAAGAAACCCTAAATACAGACAACGTCACAGCTCAAGAGG aagatgaagatgatgagacCACGAAGTCTGCTCAGAAAATCCCAGATAAGGACACACTGAGGGACACGGGTCCACCCACTCAGGACACTCCTGAACCACCAGTACCAGGAGACCTGGAAAGGCCTGAAG AACCCTTGTGTCCAGATGTGAGCAGAtgccaggaggaaagcagcaGCTCACCTCAGAGTGATGACAGGAGTGAGAGAACACTGGAGCACAACCAACAGATCCCAGAGG aagcagcagaggaaccaTCTCTGTCAGCactgggaggcagagaggacgaTCAGGTGGATGGACAACGTAAAGAAACCCTAAATACAGACAACGTCACAGCTCAAGAGG aagatgaagatgatgagacCACGAAGTCTGCTCAGAAAATCCCAGATAAGGACACACTGAGGGACACGGGTCCACCCACTCAGGACACTCCTGAACCACCAGTACCAGGAGACCTGGAAAGGCCTGAAG GAAGTGGAGGCTACCTAAAATATGTGGGTGTGGTGGTAGTCGTAGTTGTTGCCATCCTGGGGCATCAGCTTCTCCATGCAGAGACGCCCCATCAGAAAGAGGACGCGCAACAGATAGACATTTTCCTTCGAAGGATGGAAAAATTAAAGAGCCAGTTTCCTAACCAGCGTCCTGAGCTGTGGACCAGGAGCAAGATCCATCTGTTGAAGCACCTCCGGACGGCCCAGCCCACCGAGCCAGTCAGTCTGATCCTCACCGCTGGCGTCAAAGCGGAGCGGACGCTGTCCTGCCTGGCTCATGGGCTGGCCTCTACCTTCAACGCCTCTGTTCTGCACATCGATGGAACCAGCAAATCTCACCAGGACAGCGACCAGGTGAAATTGGACATCGACAGCAAGTTGCAGGTTGCGTTTGAGGGAGACCAACCCGTGGCCATTATTCACCGCTTCGAGGAACTGCCCCCAGGGTCCACCCTCATTTTTTACCGCTACTGCGACCATGAGAACGCCGCCTACAAGAAGACGTTCCTGATATTCACAGTGCTGctcagtgaagaggaggagattcCTGCGCAGAGTCGTCTGAGCGCtgtggaggagatggtggaCGACCACCTTCAGAAAAAGTTCCTCACCGACAGCCATCCAATCTCTTTTGACAGGATGGACCGTGACAAGTATGGTGGACTGTGGAGTCGCATTTCTCATCTGATCCTGCCTGTGGCAGCGGAGAGAAGAACAGAGCATGAAGGATGCCCTGCTACATAA
- the LOC130528215 gene encoding torsin-1A-interacting protein 2-like isoform X8: protein MAAPDTNQHITDFRQEEPHLANTELSLENIDCNVEERSVTPNHKDDTGDGEQQLIMINGGSANETNGGETSVAQHVDHLEVSGEIMPPEPLCPDVSRCQEESSSSPQSDDRSERTLEHDQQIPEEAAEEPSLSALGGREDDQVDGQRKETLNTDNVTAQEGEFLLNEDDETTKSAQKIPDKDTLRDTGPPTQDTPEPPVPGDLERPEVSGEIMPPEPLCPDVSRCQEESSSSPQSDDRSERTLEHNQQIPEAEEPSLSALGGREDDQVDGQRKETLNTDNVTAQEDEDDETTKSAQKIPDKDTLRDTGPPTQDTPEPPVPGDLERPEGSGGYLKYVGVVVVVVVAILGHQLLHAETPHQKEDAQQIDIFLRRMEKLKSQFPNQRPELWTRSKIHLLKHLRTAQPTEPVSLILTAGVKAERTLSCLAHGLASTFNASVLHIDGTSKSHQDSDQVKLDIDSKLQVAFEGDQPVAIIHRFEELPPGSTLIFYRYCDHENAAYKKTFLIFTVLLSEEEEIPAQSRLSAVEEMVDDHLQKKFLTDSHPISFDRMDRDKYGGLWSRISHLILPVAAERRTEHEGCPAT from the exons ATGGCAGCTCCAGATACCAACCAGCACATAACAG ATTTCAGGCAAGAGGAACCGCACTTGGCAAACACAGAACTTTCCTTAGAAAATATTGATTGCAACGTGGAAGAAAGGAGTGTTACTCCGAATCACAAAGACG ACACTGGTGATGGAGAACAACAGTTAATTATGATCAATGGAGGCTCAGCAAATGAGACTAATGGAGGAGAGACGAGTGTTGCTCAACATGTAGATCACCTGGAAG TCTCAGGGGAAATTATGCCTCCAGAACCCTTGTGTCCAGATGTGAGCAGAtgccaggaggaaagcagcaGCTCACCTCAGAGTGATGACAGGAGTGAGAGAACACTGGAGCACGACCAACAGATCCCAGAGG aagcagcagaggaaccaTCTCTGTCAGCactgggaggcagagaggacgaTCAGGTGGATGGACAACGTAAAGAAACCCTAAATACAGACAACGTCACAGCTCAAGAGGGTGAGTTCCTACTCA atgaagatgatgagacCACGAAGTCTGCTCAGAAAATCCCAGATAAGGACACACTGAGGGACACGGGTCCACCCACTCAGGACACTCCTGAACCACCAGTACCAGGAGACCTGGAAAGGCCTGAAG TCTCAGGGGAAATTATGCCTCCAGAACCCTTGTGTCCAGATGTGAGCAGAtgccaggaggaaagcagcaGCTCACCTCAGAGTGATGACAGGAGTGAGAGAACACTGGAGCACAACCAACAGATCCCAGAGG cagaggaaccaTCTCTGTCAGCactgggaggcagagaggacgaTCAGGTGGATGGACAACGTAAAGAAACCCTAAATACAGACAACGTCACAGCTCAAGAGG atgaagatgatgagacCACGAAGTCTGCTCAGAAAATCCCAGATAAGGACACACTGAGGGACACGGGTCCACCCACTCAGGACACTCCTGAACCACCAGTACCAGGAGACCTGGAAAGGCCTGAAG GAAGTGGAGGCTACCTAAAATATGTGGGTGTGGTGGTAGTCGTAGTTGTTGCCATCCTGGGGCATCAGCTTCTCCATGCAGAGACGCCCCATCAGAAAGAGGACGCGCAACAGATAGACATTTTCCTTCGAAGGATGGAAAAATTAAAGAGCCAGTTTCCTAACCAGCGTCCTGAGCTGTGGACCAGGAGCAAGATCCATCTGTTGAAGCACCTCCGGACGGCCCAGCCCACCGAGCCAGTCAGTCTGATCCTCACCGCTGGCGTCAAAGCGGAGCGGACGCTGTCCTGCCTGGCTCATGGGCTGGCCTCTACCTTCAACGCCTCTGTTCTGCACATCGATGGAACCAGCAAATCTCACCAGGACAGCGACCAGGTGAAATTGGACATCGACAGCAAGTTGCAGGTTGCGTTTGAGGGAGACCAACCCGTGGCCATTATTCACCGCTTCGAGGAACTGCCCCCAGGGTCCACCCTCATTTTTTACCGCTACTGCGACCATGAGAACGCCGCCTACAAGAAGACGTTCCTGATATTCACAGTGCTGctcagtgaagaggaggagattcCTGCGCAGAGTCGTCTGAGCGCtgtggaggagatggtggaCGACCACCTTCAGAAAAAGTTCCTCACCGACAGCCATCCAATCTCTTTTGACAGGATGGACCGTGACAAGTATGGTGGACTGTGGAGTCGCATTTCTCATCTGATCCTGCCTGTGGCAGCGGAGAGAAGAACAGAGCATGAAGGATGCCCTGCTACATAA